From the Accumulibacter sp. genome, one window contains:
- a CDS encoding SGNH/GDSL hydrolase family protein has product MPLGLACPEQFPPISPARPLPQSPGRAPRLSPSRRVSVFFTLRRTVGSQASVSSRKNQVDRNLLPTPDGQEWRWLSDTNVGDQDCGGQSAAWNNLGNLNSRSTERMTMKVEWKTLGALAMAAAMGMPVSANASLQTMSDLFVFGDSLSDGGNSGLASQAYPPAAPSGVVFPPPPYYNGQYSNGPVAVEYLWRSYNPGNPSAFKPSLAGGTNYAIGGATTGLESYNSVNPSTGPFAPAYAQKANAWQLATFQGQLQSGRAFDPATSLFVIWLFPNDVFYLNATGSTPGTASGLPGVPGNVSALIGNGINNIISTVVGLASAGAEHFLVANMPDLGTTPEFLGKPNAGDLTALTVGFNASLASALNLLDAQLSAEIVQFDTFATFASVRQDPAAYGIRNTTMQCIQNYAACAADNFQWLFWDGVHPTTYAHSIIGAQFRAAVPEPESILLLAIGLLGIVATAQRRQQQRF; this is encoded by the coding sequence GTGCCGCTTGGGCTGGCGTGTCCGGAGCAGTTCCCCCCGATTTCGCCGGCAAGACCGCTGCCGCAATCGCCGGGCCGGGCACCGCGCCTTTCGCCATCTCGACGAGTGTCGGTCTTCTTTACACTGCGACGAACGGTGGGAAGTCAAGCATCTGTTTCGTCAAGGAAAAACCAAGTGGATCGAAACTTGCTTCCAACTCCAGACGGACAGGAATGGCGGTGGCTGAGCGACACGAATGTTGGCGACCAGGACTGTGGGGGCCAGAGTGCTGCCTGGAACAACCTCGGGAATCTCAATTCCCGATCAACAGAGAGGATGACGATGAAAGTGGAATGGAAAACACTGGGTGCATTGGCCATGGCTGCAGCGATGGGCATGCCGGTCTCGGCCAACGCTTCGCTGCAGACGATGTCGGACCTGTTCGTGTTTGGCGACAGCCTGTCGGATGGAGGAAACAGCGGCTTGGCCAGCCAGGCCTATCCGCCGGCTGCGCCGTCGGGCGTGGTCTTCCCGCCTCCGCCCTATTACAACGGGCAGTACTCCAATGGCCCGGTCGCCGTCGAGTATCTGTGGAGAAGCTACAACCCGGGCAACCCCAGCGCCTTCAAGCCCTCTCTGGCCGGTGGCACCAACTACGCGATCGGGGGTGCGACAACCGGGCTGGAGAGCTACAACTCGGTCAATCCCTCGACAGGTCCTTTCGCGCCAGCCTATGCGCAGAAAGCCAATGCTTGGCAGCTGGCCACCTTCCAGGGCCAGTTGCAAAGCGGGCGGGCATTCGACCCTGCGACTTCATTGTTCGTCATCTGGCTGTTTCCCAACGATGTCTTTTACCTGAATGCGACCGGGAGTACGCCCGGCACGGCATCCGGACTGCCAGGTGTTCCCGGCAACGTGTCGGCGCTGATCGGCAACGGGATCAACAACATCATTTCGACCGTCGTCGGACTGGCCAGCGCCGGAGCCGAGCATTTCCTCGTTGCCAACATGCCCGATCTTGGAACGACACCGGAGTTTCTCGGCAAACCCAACGCCGGCGACTTGACGGCATTGACCGTGGGCTTCAATGCCTCCCTGGCCTCCGCACTGAATCTCCTCGACGCCCAGCTTTCGGCCGAGATCGTCCAGTTCGACACCTTCGCCACTTTCGCCAGCGTACGGCAGGATCCGGCGGCCTACGGCATCAGAAACACGACCATGCAGTGCATCCAGAATTACGCTGCCTGTGCTGCCGACAACTTCCAGTGGCTGTTCTGGGACGGTGTGCACCCCACGACCTACGCGCACAGCATCATCGGCGCACAGTTCCGGGCTGCCGTTCCCGAACCCGAGTCAATTCTTCTCCTCGCCATCGGTCTGTTGGGAATTGTCGCAACCGCGCAGCGCAGGCAGCAACAGCGTTTCTGA
- a CDS encoding hydrolase yields MLMRVDHSVLLLVDLQERLQPAIHDAASVLAASIWLTRVAQRLQVPVICTEQYVKGLGPTMSDLRQLLPEECVIEKTHFSALADGRLLQLAGGDRAQFIVAGTEAHVCVQQTVLDLLSAGRKVFVVDEAIGSRRASDKALAVERMRRHGADIVSREMVVFEWLRQAGSEVFRAISREFIR; encoded by the coding sequence ATGTTGATGCGCGTTGATCATTCGGTTCTCCTGCTCGTCGATCTGCAGGAGCGGCTGCAGCCGGCGATCCATGATGCCGCTTCGGTGCTTGCGGCCAGCATCTGGCTGACGCGCGTCGCGCAGCGGCTGCAGGTGCCTGTGATCTGTACCGAGCAGTACGTCAAAGGACTCGGGCCGACGATGTCGGACCTGCGTCAGTTGCTGCCGGAGGAATGCGTGATCGAGAAGACGCACTTCTCGGCGCTGGCCGACGGCAGGCTCCTGCAGCTTGCCGGCGGCGATCGGGCGCAGTTCATCGTCGCCGGCACCGAAGCGCATGTCTGTGTGCAGCAGACGGTGCTCGACCTGCTGTCAGCCGGCCGCAAGGTTTTCGTCGTCGATGAGGCGATCGGCTCGCGGCGCGCCAGCGACAAGGCCCTGGCGGTCGAGCGCATGCGCCGGCACGGCGCCGACATCGTGTCGCGCGAGATGGTCGTCTTCGAGTGGCTGCGGCAGGCGGGGAGTGAGGTCTTTCGCGCGATCAGCCGCGAGTTCATTCGCTGA
- the acnA gene encoding aconitate hydratase AcnA: protein MRQSPFNTLSRFSPPGQPEALYYSLPALASAGIGHVDRLPVSLRIVLEALLRHCDGLRVSEKHIVELAQWRPRAERSEEIPFVVARVVLQDFTGVPLLCDLAAMRHVAAERGLDPRRIEPLVPVDLVVDHSIQVDHYGTPQALQQNMRREFARNGERYQFMKWGMQAFDTFRVVPPGVGIVHQVNLEYLFRGVRQQETTDGRLCFPDTLVGTDSHTTMINAVGVVGWGVGGIEAEAAMLGQPVYFLTPDVVGVELGGRLREGVTATDLVLTVTELLRREKVVGTFVEYFGEGASTLSVTDRATLANMAPEYGATMGFFPIDEKTVGYMRSSGRSDEDCELFEAYFRAQGLFGIPRAGEVDYSRRVYLDLSTIVPSLAGPKRPQDRIVLPEMASRFSALLTAAESADGFGRPPASLAQRHPTGLPGVDLGHGDVLIAAITSCTNTSNPAVMIAAGLLARKAVAKGLRVRQHIKTSLAPGSRVVTDYLDRAGLLAPLAELGFALVGYGCTTCIGNAGDLDPAFNRTIAEQQLIAAAVLSGNRNFEARIHPALRANYLASPPLVVAFAIAGRVNIDLENEPLGTGADGQPVYLRDIWPSSDEIDAVLPLALDPQTFRRRYADFSADQDLWQSIPAPSGEVYDWPPSSYIARPPFFELPPQAVGDIRGARALLLLGDSVTTDHISPAGSFGEATPAGEWLRAQGVERADFNSYGSRRGHHEVMMRGTFANVRIRNLMLPPDADGRRREGGHTLLDGRLTTVFAAAMSYLERGIPSIVVAGEEYGTGSSRDWAAKGTRLLGVRAVIARSYERIHRANLVGMGVLPLQFIGEDSVASLGLRGDERFDITGLAGGLSPMQTVALAITRADGERRECALLCRIDTPIEVSYYRAGGILPFVLEQLLGGR from the coding sequence ATGCGCCAATCGCCATTCAACACCCTGTCCCGCTTCAGTCCGCCCGGTCAGCCGGAGGCCCTGTATTACTCGCTGCCGGCACTCGCCAGCGCCGGTATCGGCCATGTCGATCGCCTGCCGGTGTCGCTGCGGATCGTCCTCGAGGCACTGCTGCGTCACTGCGACGGGCTGCGGGTGAGCGAGAAGCACATCGTCGAGCTGGCGCAATGGCGACCGCGGGCGGAGCGCAGCGAGGAGATTCCATTCGTCGTTGCGCGCGTCGTCCTGCAGGACTTCACCGGCGTGCCGTTGCTCTGCGATCTGGCGGCCATGCGCCACGTCGCGGCCGAACGCGGACTCGATCCGCGGCGCATCGAGCCGCTGGTGCCGGTCGATCTGGTCGTCGACCATTCGATTCAGGTCGATCATTACGGGACGCCGCAGGCGCTGCAGCAGAACATGCGCCGCGAGTTCGCGCGCAATGGCGAACGCTATCAGTTCATGAAGTGGGGCATGCAGGCCTTCGACACCTTCCGCGTCGTGCCGCCCGGAGTCGGCATCGTCCATCAGGTCAACCTCGAGTACCTGTTCCGCGGCGTGCGGCAGCAGGAGACGACCGACGGCAGGCTGTGTTTTCCCGACACGCTGGTTGGTACCGATTCGCACACGACGATGATCAATGCCGTCGGCGTCGTCGGCTGGGGCGTCGGCGGCATCGAGGCCGAGGCGGCGATGCTTGGCCAGCCGGTCTACTTTCTGACCCCGGACGTGGTCGGTGTCGAACTCGGCGGCCGCCTGCGCGAAGGCGTCACCGCGACCGATCTGGTGCTGACGGTGACCGAGCTGCTGCGGCGCGAGAAGGTGGTGGGCACCTTCGTCGAGTATTTTGGCGAGGGCGCGAGCACGCTGTCGGTGACCGATCGCGCGACGCTGGCCAACATGGCGCCGGAGTACGGGGCGACGATGGGTTTCTTCCCGATCGACGAGAAGACCGTCGGCTACATGCGCAGCAGCGGCCGCAGCGATGAGGACTGCGAGCTGTTCGAGGCGTATTTCCGCGCCCAGGGCCTGTTCGGCATCCCGCGCGCGGGCGAGGTCGACTATTCGCGCCGCGTGTACCTCGACCTGTCGACGATCGTGCCCTCGCTCGCTGGCCCGAAGCGGCCGCAGGACCGGATCGTCTTGCCCGAGATGGCCAGCCGCTTCAGTGCCCTGTTGACCGCCGCGGAGTCGGCGGACGGCTTCGGACGGCCGCCGGCGAGCCTGGCGCAGCGCCATCCGACCGGGCTCCCCGGCGTCGACCTCGGTCATGGCGACGTCCTGATTGCGGCGATCACCTCGTGCACCAACACCAGCAATCCGGCGGTGATGATCGCTGCCGGGCTGCTGGCGAGAAAGGCGGTGGCAAAGGGGCTGCGGGTCAGGCAGCACATCAAGACTTCACTCGCTCCCGGTTCGCGGGTGGTGACCGATTATCTCGACCGCGCGGGGCTGCTGGCGCCGCTGGCCGAACTGGGCTTCGCGCTGGTCGGCTATGGCTGCACGACCTGCATCGGCAACGCCGGCGATCTCGATCCGGCGTTCAACAGGACGATTGCCGAGCAGCAGCTGATCGCTGCGGCGGTGCTCTCGGGCAACCGTAACTTCGAGGCGCGCATCCACCCCGCCCTGCGTGCCAACTATCTGGCGTCACCGCCGCTGGTGGTGGCGTTCGCGATTGCCGGCCGGGTCAACATCGACCTTGAGAACGAGCCCTTGGGAACCGGCGCCGATGGGCAGCCGGTGTATCTGCGGGACATCTGGCCGAGTTCGGACGAGATCGACGCCGTACTGCCGCTGGCGCTCGATCCGCAGACCTTCCGCCGGCGCTACGCCGATTTCAGCGCCGACCAGGATCTGTGGCAGTCGATCCCGGCGCCGAGCGGCGAGGTATACGACTGGCCACCGTCGAGCTACATTGCCCGGCCTCCGTTCTTCGAACTGCCGCCGCAGGCTGTCGGCGACATTCGTGGCGCCCGCGCGCTGCTGCTGCTCGGCGATTCGGTGACTACCGACCACATCTCGCCGGCCGGCTCGTTCGGCGAGGCGACGCCGGCGGGGGAGTGGCTGCGCGCACAGGGGGTCGAGCGCGCCGATTTCAACTCCTACGGATCCCGCCGCGGCCATCATGAGGTGATGATGCGCGGCACCTTTGCCAATGTCCGGATTCGCAACCTGATGCTGCCGCCCGACGCTGACGGCCGTCGGCGGGAGGGTGGCCACACGCTGCTCGACGGGCGGCTGACGACCGTTTTTGCGGCGGCGATGAGCTATCTGGAGCGGGGGATACCCAGCATCGTCGTTGCCGGTGAGGAGTATGGCACCGGCTCGTCGCGTGACTGGGCAGCCAAGGGAACACGCCTGCTCGGTGTGCGCGCGGTGATCGCCCGCAGCTACGAGCGGATTCACCGCGCCAACCTGGTCGGCATGGGCGTCCTGCCGTTGCAGTTCATCGGCGAAGACTCGGTCGCCTCGCTCGGCCTGCGCGGCGACGAGCGCTTCGACATCACCGGGCTGGCCGGCGGGCTGTCGCCGATGCAGACGGTCGCGCTGGCGATCACGCGTGCCGACGGCGAGCGACGCGAGTGTGCGCTGCTCTGCCGCATCGACACGCCGATCGAGGTCAGCTACTACCGTGCCGGCGGCATCCTGCCCTTCGTGCTCGAGCAGTTGCTCGGCGGGCGGTGA
- a CDS encoding ISKra4 family transposase, whose product MVCRGCSEPLQRAIVDFGADAPAARIPQKLKEHYGIEVSASTCWPIVLRHAATIDERPKAAAKIPARDGVEQLIGEIDGSMIPVVETAESDDQSAKVDRRKTRRVGWREARLSLVHAPGSVTPVFGATVGPPDQVGETLLRTAVQAGLGRKTKVHAVSDGAAWIADQVSEQFGLQGHFLVDFYHVCDYLTAAGDTIAGTAARAWLETQKDRLKQNRLQDVVEELQRFVEDDTVPDANAPVRAAHRYLTNRPGQFNYQDALVAGLPIGSGEIESAHRYVIQDRLKRAGAWWKLKNAKHMLALRVCRANQEWDRYWQSRRQQAA is encoded by the coding sequence GTGGTCTGCCGGGGCTGCTCGGAGCCGCTGCAGCGAGCGATCGTTGATTTCGGGGCGGACGCGCCCGCGGCGCGCATTCCGCAGAAGCTGAAAGAGCACTACGGTATCGAGGTGTCCGCCAGTACGTGCTGGCCGATCGTCTTGCGGCATGCCGCGACGATCGACGAGCGCCCGAAAGCGGCGGCAAAAATCCCGGCACGAGACGGCGTAGAGCAGTTGATCGGCGAGATCGATGGGAGCATGATTCCCGTCGTGGAGACGGCCGAATCGGACGACCAGAGCGCGAAAGTGGACCGCCGCAAGACCCGCCGGGTGGGCTGGAGGGAAGCGCGTTTGAGTCTGGTCCATGCGCCGGGCTCCGTCACCCCGGTGTTCGGCGCCACCGTGGGCCCGCCCGACCAGGTCGGAGAGACGCTGTTGCGCACGGCGGTTCAGGCCGGACTGGGGCGTAAGACCAAGGTCCATGCGGTCAGCGACGGCGCCGCATGGATTGCGGATCAGGTGAGTGAGCAATTCGGACTGCAAGGCCACTTTCTCGTCGATTTCTACCATGTCTGTGACTACCTGACGGCCGCAGGGGACACGATCGCCGGCACGGCGGCGAGGGCTTGGCTGGAAACGCAGAAGGATCGGCTGAAACAGAACCGCCTCCAGGACGTCGTCGAGGAACTGCAGCGATTCGTCGAGGACGACACCGTTCCCGATGCCAACGCCCCGGTGCGCGCGGCGCATCGCTATCTCACCAATCGCCCGGGGCAGTTCAACTATCAAGACGCGCTCGTGGCCGGGCTGCCAATAGGGTCCGGCGAAATCGAAAGCGCACACCGTTACGTCATCCAGGACCGTCTCAAGCGGGCCGGCGCTTGGTGGAAACTGAAAAACGCCAAGCACATGCTGGCGCTGCGTGTCTGCCGTGCCAACCAGGAGTGGGACCGCTATTGGCAGTCCAGACGTCAACAGGCCGCCTGA
- a CDS encoding laminin B domain-containing protein, whose protein sequence is MKNNLAAAIIASGLSLASAHASAAVVRSDFSLDAEGWGTGRIVVSGFLPAVDGTFTGAVGHDPVGGTLRTGDLYPWTTFRSSAAYSGDKSAFFGGSISYDLQDSQNDGDPFPNVAILGDAGRMIFIPTAPPATGGFTHYEFALDESAGWRTNNPFALLATDSYIQAVLANVQGIWINADWKTGDDQGNDDARLDNVCLRDSRTSCTTGLIPEPASLVLFGLALGLLGLSRKDGRPTDLRQP, encoded by the coding sequence ATGAAGAACAACCTCGCTGCAGCGATCATCGCCTCAGGCCTGAGCCTTGCCTCGGCACACGCGTCGGCCGCCGTCGTCCGCTCCGACTTCAGCCTCGACGCGGAAGGCTGGGGAACAGGCCGGATCGTTGTCTCGGGCTTCCTGCCGGCCGTCGATGGTACCTTCACCGGCGCCGTCGGTCACGACCCGGTTGGCGGAACGCTGCGCACGGGAGACCTTTATCCGTGGACCACTTTCCGCTCGTCAGCGGCCTACAGCGGCGACAAGAGTGCCTTCTTCGGCGGCTCGATCAGCTACGACCTCCAGGACAGCCAGAACGATGGCGATCCCTTCCCCAACGTCGCGATTCTTGGCGACGCTGGCCGCATGATCTTCATCCCGACCGCACCGCCGGCAACCGGAGGCTTCACCCACTACGAGTTCGCCCTCGACGAATCGGCCGGCTGGCGGACGAACAACCCCTTCGCGCTGCTGGCAACCGATTCCTACATTCAGGCCGTCCTCGCCAACGTGCAGGGCATCTGGATCAATGCCGACTGGAAGACCGGCGACGACCAGGGCAATGATGACGCCCGGCTCGACAATGTCTGCCTGCGCGACTCCCGTACATCCTGCACCACAGGCCTCATCCCGGAACCAGCGTCGCTGGTCCTGTTCGGTCTGGCGCTGGGTCTCCTCGGACTGTCGCGAAAAGACGGCCGACCGACTGACCTCCGGCAGCCCTGA
- a CDS encoding HDOD domain-containing protein encodes MRQSNVEKPGLGDAALIDTTFLFTDIEGSTSLWESESQAMRVALQRHNTLLSAAIERHRGLVFKTVGDAFCVTFDDAAAALCAASQIQTSLAGEQWPTRSPLRVRIALHSGPAYLSSGDYFGRTLNRVARLLAVTHGGQTLLSSATAALVRSTLPVGSSLHDVGMLRLRDLPQPIHAFQLVHPGLPTVLLETGHALDGNKLTAEPLARFRPIDVYEVPTLPVVVMQALRIMQDPASDARAVERVIIHDPAISAKVLRVANSAFFGLSRRIGTIADAVRVLGFTNVQGMLISVGAFDAFRTERLNLVEFWKHSIATATAARFLADALRHPGDEAFMAGLLHDIGKLIFAVQAESGYRHVLDLERDSAFGSLEAERTLFEFTHPEVGQMVAERWDLPARHIAAIAHHHEPDASGDEYRFCALIGLANRVAHAALDGFVETLASDHDAAQLRRLGLRPALWDDCLAYLHAARPTIDGFVGAIR; translated from the coding sequence ATGCGGCAGAGCAACGTCGAAAAGCCCGGACTCGGCGATGCCGCGCTGATCGACACCACCTTCCTGTTTACCGACATCGAAGGGTCGACGAGCCTCTGGGAAAGCGAGTCGCAGGCGATGCGTGTCGCGCTGCAACGGCACAACACCCTGCTCTCGGCGGCGATCGAGCGCCATCGTGGACTCGTCTTCAAGACCGTCGGCGACGCCTTCTGCGTCACCTTCGATGACGCCGCGGCTGCCTTGTGCGCCGCCAGCCAGATCCAGACCAGCCTCGCCGGCGAGCAGTGGCCGACGCGCAGCCCGCTGCGCGTGCGCATTGCCCTGCACAGCGGGCCGGCCTACCTGAGCAGCGGCGACTACTTTGGCCGGACGCTCAATCGCGTCGCCCGGCTCCTGGCGGTGACCCACGGCGGCCAGACCCTGTTGAGCTCGGCGACCGCAGCGCTGGTGCGCAGCACCCTGCCCGTCGGCAGCAGCCTGCACGATGTCGGCATGCTCCGCCTGCGCGACCTGCCGCAGCCGATCCACGCCTTCCAGCTCGTCCATCCCGGGCTGCCGACCGTGCTCCTCGAAACGGGTCACGCCCTCGACGGCAACAAGCTGACCGCCGAACCGCTGGCGCGCTTCCGGCCGATCGATGTCTACGAGGTGCCGACGCTGCCGGTGGTGGTCATGCAGGCATTGCGCATCATGCAGGATCCCGCCAGCGACGCGCGTGCGGTCGAACGGGTGATCATCCATGACCCGGCGATCTCGGCCAAGGTCCTGCGCGTTGCCAACTCGGCCTTCTTCGGTCTCTCGCGCCGCATCGGCACCATCGCGGACGCCGTGCGGGTGCTCGGCTTCACCAATGTCCAGGGCATGCTGATCTCGGTCGGCGCCTTCGATGCCTTCCGTACCGAACGGCTGAACCTGGTGGAGTTCTGGAAGCACTCGATCGCCACCGCAACAGCCGCCCGCTTCCTGGCAGATGCCCTCCGCCACCCCGGTGACGAGGCATTCATGGCGGGTCTGCTGCACGACATCGGCAAGCTCATCTTCGCCGTCCAAGCCGAGTCGGGCTACCGCCACGTACTCGATCTGGAACGGGATTCGGCATTCGGCAGTCTTGAGGCCGAACGCACGCTGTTCGAGTTTACCCATCCGGAAGTGGGCCAGATGGTCGCCGAACGCTGGGACCTGCCGGCACGCCACATCGCCGCCATTGCCCACCACCATGAGCCCGACGCCAGCGGCGACGAATACCGCTTCTGCGCCCTCATCGGTCTCGCCAACCGGGTCGCACATGCGGCCCTCGACGGCTTCGTCGAGACGCTGGCCAGCGACCACGATGCGGCGCAGCTGCGACGGCTCGGACTGCGACCCGCCCTCTGGGACGACTGTCTGGCGTATCTGCACGCAGCTCGACCGACGATCGACGGCTTCGTCGGCGCCATCCGCTGA
- a CDS encoding polysaccharide biosynthesis/export family protein: MVLAIAATLLAGCSTFPEWIPSAGPSRQQVLEVPETQQDSLIQVVSVSDRVARRLLANQQQQLFSQVLASKAPFSYTIGPGDVLEVSIWEAPPAVLFGAPLLDPRSGVAAARSTAFPEQMVSSEGTLSVPFAGSLQVAGKTPQQVENEIVRRLGGKANQPQALVRVIRNATSNVTIVGEVASSTRMPLTARGERLLDALAAAGGVRQPVGKITLQLTRGEQVHSLALDTIIRDPRQNIPLQPGDVVTALFQPLSFTVLGATAKNEELNFEAQGITLAQALARAGGVQDRLADARAVFIFRFEDPAVLELPVPPRTTPEGKVPVVYEVNLKNPQTFFVAQGFPVLNKDVLYVANAPGAELQKFLSIIMPAAYSVLNTYNVTK; encoded by the coding sequence ATGGTGTTGGCGATTGCTGCGACACTCCTTGCCGGCTGTTCGACCTTCCCAGAGTGGATCCCGTCGGCCGGACCGAGCCGCCAGCAGGTGCTCGAGGTGCCGGAAACGCAGCAGGATTCCCTGATTCAGGTCGTCAGCGTCAGCGATCGCGTTGCCCGGCGGCTCCTCGCGAACCAACAGCAGCAGCTGTTTTCCCAAGTTCTGGCGAGCAAGGCGCCATTCAGTTACACGATCGGTCCGGGCGATGTCCTCGAGGTGTCGATCTGGGAAGCGCCTCCAGCCGTCCTCTTCGGCGCCCCGCTGCTCGATCCGCGCTCGGGTGTCGCCGCTGCCAGGTCGACCGCGTTCCCCGAGCAGATGGTCAGCAGCGAGGGAACGCTCAGCGTTCCCTTTGCCGGATCGCTGCAGGTGGCCGGCAAGACACCGCAGCAGGTCGAGAACGAGATCGTTCGCCGTCTCGGCGGCAAGGCCAATCAGCCACAGGCGCTGGTGCGGGTCATACGCAACGCGACCTCGAACGTGACCATCGTCGGCGAAGTGGCCTCGAGCACACGCATGCCGCTGACTGCGCGCGGCGAGCGACTGCTCGACGCGCTCGCCGCTGCTGGCGGCGTCCGCCAGCCAGTCGGCAAGATCACGCTGCAACTGACGCGCGGTGAGCAGGTGCATTCCCTCGCGCTGGACACGATCATTCGCGACCCGCGGCAGAACATCCCCCTGCAGCCCGGCGACGTCGTCACTGCGCTGTTCCAGCCACTGAGCTTCACCGTTCTCGGCGCAACCGCTAAGAACGAGGAGCTCAACTTCGAGGCTCAGGGAATCACGCTGGCCCAGGCACTGGCGCGTGCTGGCGGCGTCCAGGACCGTCTCGCCGATGCCCGCGCTGTCTTCATCTTCCGCTTCGAGGACCCGGCAGTGCTCGAGCTGCCTGTCCCACCGCGGACAACGCCAGAAGGCAAGGTGCCTGTCGTCTACGAAGTCAATCTAAAGAACCCGCAAACCTTCTTCGTCGCCCAAGGGTTCCCGGTACTGAACAAGGACGTTCTCTACGTGGCCAACGCTCCGGGAGCCGAGCTGCAGAAGTTCCTCTCAATCATCATGCCGGCCGCATACTCCGTACTCAACACCTACAACGTGACGAAGTGA
- a CDS encoding glycosyltransferase family 4 protein, with amino-acid sequence MKATLLDVSRLLDRRLRRRLPTGIDRVGMEYVRHFGPQSTALVHAAGQWIELSARDSARLFAGLLSEPSDSRRFNTMIAWLVAKALPRSIGARFASRRLLLNTGHSGLEQPGYAHSLRRSALRPVFFVHDLIPLSYPEYCRPGESTRHRIRMQTVLTTARGIIVNSQATLEAMQEYAAEEQQPMPPAAVAPLAPPQWPLAGTEPPLQAPYFIMLGTIEPRKNHWLILHVWRQLIARLGAAAPRLLVVGQHGWECENVVDMLERCAVLKGFVFERSRCSDAELATCMQHAQALLFPSFAEGYGMPLVEALALGLPVIASDLPAFREVGGTVPEYLDPLDGRRWADLIVDYASPESPCRRAQVQRLAGFAAPTWPAHFAQVEALLDHLDATDD; translated from the coding sequence ATGAAGGCGACACTGCTCGACGTCAGCCGCCTTCTTGACCGGCGGCTGCGCAGGCGCCTGCCCACCGGCATCGACCGCGTCGGCATGGAGTACGTCAGGCACTTCGGCCCACAGTCCACGGCACTTGTGCACGCTGCCGGACAATGGATCGAACTGTCAGCGAGAGACTCGGCGCGGTTGTTTGCCGGCCTCCTCTCGGAACCGAGCGACTCGCGACGCTTCAACACGATGATCGCGTGGCTGGTGGCCAAGGCGCTGCCGCGCAGCATCGGCGCCCGCTTCGCATCACGCCGCTTGCTCCTCAATACCGGGCACAGCGGCCTGGAGCAACCCGGCTACGCGCACTCGCTGCGCCGCTCGGCGTTGCGACCCGTCTTCTTCGTGCACGACCTCATTCCGTTGAGCTACCCCGAGTATTGCCGTCCGGGCGAGTCCACGCGCCACCGCATTCGTATGCAGACGGTGCTGACGACCGCGAGGGGGATCATTGTCAACTCGCAGGCGACGCTCGAAGCGATGCAGGAGTACGCGGCCGAGGAGCAACAGCCGATGCCGCCGGCGGCCGTTGCGCCGCTGGCGCCGCCGCAGTGGCCCTTGGCCGGCACCGAGCCGCCCCTGCAAGCACCGTATTTCATCATGCTGGGCACGATCGAACCGCGCAAGAACCACTGGCTGATCCTGCACGTCTGGCGACAACTGATCGCACGCTTGGGCGCGGCAGCGCCGCGCCTCCTCGTCGTCGGACAGCACGGTTGGGAGTGCGAGAATGTCGTCGACATGCTCGAGCGCTGTGCAGTCCTGAAAGGCTTCGTCTTCGAGCGATCCCGCTGCTCCGATGCCGAACTCGCAACCTGCATGCAGCATGCGCAGGCCCTGCTCTTCCCCTCGTTCGCCGAAGGCTATGGAATGCCACTCGTCGAGGCGTTGGCTCTTGGCCTGCCAGTGATCGCGAGTGACCTCCCCGCCTTCCGTGAAGTGGGCGGGACCGTTCCGGAGTACCTCGATCCCCTCGATGGCCGGCGTTGGGCCGACCTGATCGTGGACTACGCGTCGCCCGAGAGCCCATGCCGCCGCGCTCAAGTGCAGCGGCTCGCAGGCTTCGCTGCACCGACGTGGCCGGCGCACTTCGCGCAGGTGGAAGCCTTGCTCGATCACCTCGACGCGACAGACGACTGA